The genome window CATAAACTCTTCATATCACCTTAAATTTGACATGTCATTTGGACTGTACCCTTCAAGAAACAGTAGAACATCAAAAATTTGCTACAATCATCAAAAGAAACACATCTGATCAATTTAGACAACTAGCCTATTGTTAAAGGACATAACTACCACAGACCTCTGTTTGCAGGAAATAAGTCCTGTTTGGTTGGTTCAATAGATTTTAAACTTATACAGTATTTATGAGTAGTGCATACCAAAAAAGTAACTTTGGATGACTGGGCAGTAAGGGAAACATTATTTCTCTTCCTTGAAATTTCCCACTGAAGCAAACAACCTTATCAGCCATAGAAAAGGACAAAGAACTGATCTAGTCAAGTTTGCCTCTTAATAACAAATGAATAGCTGTAACTATAAACACACATTTGctatatacacacacatgctaAAGGAGAGCCCAAAGAAAGTTATGAAGACAGAGGTCTATCTTCTCTTACAGCCTGCATAAACAAAGGGCTTGGGAAGAAAAGCATGAAGCAACACATTATCAGTTTATTCTTAACTAAACTCTGATCTCTAACTAGTCTTTTTAACTGGTGTGAGTATAATTACTCCCAACTCATCTCCATACCCAATCAGGTTCTGTCCATACACATGGCCACAGAACACAAGCTGCATTACACCTGTCTCATATTTTTCTGTGCCTGCCTCACACACTGCTGATGACACTCAGTCTTCATCCAAAAGCATTTGCATGGAAGAACACCTGGAACTGAAAGTCATTTCTTTCAGGTGCTTTTTTTGGGAGATTTTTAATAGCTGATTTTTACAATGCTTGACATTCCCAAACTAATTAAAGCTCTCTGGAATGTACCTGGTGGTAAAAAGCTGCCTGTCTCCAAGTCCTTTCTGTCAGTGAGCTCAGAGACAGACAAAACAGTAATGAAAATGGTTGAGATGAGCAGGAAAAGAGACTCCAAGGAAGCAAGGACTGTGACAGCACCGTTTCTGCATTGGATACACTGAGAAAGGGGTGAGGGGGAGAGTGTGTATGACAAAGCAAACACCGTGAGTTTTTCCAGTTCATttatcagtaaaaaaaaaaagaacagaatattGTCAgaatacagacaaaaaaatgtgaaaagatttgaaaatgtgaaaatgtaaaGAATAGTTGTCCAGGGAGGTTTTAAGTCCTCACAAAATTTCTCAGCTGTATATCCCCCTTTGATTAGTATCAACTTTATATTCTGAGCAGTGCTTCACAGCCTTGCCAGCAGATCACACATTACTATTGATATCTCTGCTTCAGTACCAAAGAAGAACTTGGCTCCCTTAAATGAGCTGAGAGATGCAATCTGACACAATGGCCCAGAAAGGACAGCCAGGGTACCTGCTGTCAAAGGCAAAGGTCACCACAAAGTTAGAAGAAACACTAGGGTAGTACCAGGTAGCACTGCATGAAAGGTACCAAGaatctgtttttccattttaaataacaaaacaacTCTCTAAATTATCTAAACACAATTTTTCAGCcatgcaaaacattttcttccagaCACCAAGAAGTTCAAACTTAATTTTATTCCACAGTTCAACCCAAACTCTGCCCTTTGCCTCAACATACTCTTCACCTATTTTCCACAAGACTGTATTGGCAGAAATGTTTGAAAACCCCTTGAAGAGCACCCAGTAAGGCATGTAATACTGCTCTCAACTTGTGCACTATGTACATTTTTCTATCTTGGCCCCAGTGACTGTAATATCAGGGCTGTCAGCTACCGGATAGCAAGGATGTCATcgttttcccattttcctttagGATCCCAACAGTGAGGAACCATTTAGACCACTGAATCCAACCTTCCATAGTTGTAGATAATTCACACATATATATCTGCAGAGCACCTAGTCCACAAGATACTTTGCAACACCTTCTGCATGTAACAGACAAGAAGCCAAAGCTCCTTTCCTCTGCAACATTACAGGAAAGGGACTGTCTTAGTTACATAAACTAGCAGGCATCCTTTTAAAGATGGCTCCTAGATGACTTCAGGAAGCAAAAATGGCCCATACTATAGCAGAGGATGATGGAGAACAACACAAGTGAAATCTTAGTCCTCTCTGAATACACTGGGAAAAGGCTTTCTCCTAAACTTAGAGAAGTCAATGGTTTTCCAAGCACTACACAGCTAAGAGTCTAAAGGAAACAGAAAGCGGGAATATTTGGTCTGTTTTTCCCTGTGGCAAACCTCTAGttataaaagaaggaaaaaagaatttacATGACCGCATTTTATATCCCTCTCCTCCAAAATGTAAGAAAAGCATACTTAATACTGACACAATTTTGACACATCCATGTGTGTCTAAACAGACTCCCCAAATGCACTGCCACCCTGTCCCATTTCCCCTGCACTGAGCATAGTAACTTTTGGTTAAAACATCTTCTGAAAAGGCATCCAATTTAACCTGAACACTTAATCAAGATCAGACAGCCTTAGTATTAGGATAAAATTATGCAGTCTTTCTGGTTTGATTCACAAGGAAAGCAGCATCTACCTGAGCTGTCAGTCAGATTACTGTGCTTATTTTGAAACAATCCACAACATTTTCTGGGGTCTTTGGACTTGTCTCCCTGAACAGCCTTAATTCCTTCACAGAACCAGAGAATTATGCAGATTAGAAGGAAGctctggaggtcatctagtccagccTCCCACTCAAAGCGGGTTCTACTAGATCAGGCTATTGAGAGCCTCACCCAGCAGAGTTTTGAAAGTCTGCAAGGATGGAGATTCCCCAAGTTGCCTACGCAATCTCTTCAGGTGTCTGATCATTCTCATGGTAAAATACCTTTCCACACATCTAATCAAAATGTCTTGTGTTGCAACATGTCTCTGTTACTTCTCAATCTATCGCTGTGCACCTGTGAGAAGAGTCTGACTCCCTCTTCTGCCCACCCTCCCACTAGGTCACTGAAGACAGCAATAGCATCTTTCCACACCCTTATCTGATAAGCACCAAACAGATCCAGTTCTCTCAACCTCTTTTTGTACACTTTGTGTGCTCCAGACCCCCATAATCCACTGAACATGCTCCAGTGTGTCAGTGTGCTCCCTACCAGGGAGTCCAAAACTGGACACCACGTCACAGATGTGCTTGCACAGGTGCCATGCCATGGGAAAAAGAATTCTTCACCCAAACCAGTGGCTACATTCATGCTACAAAAAGCTCACCATGCAGTTCATCTTCTTTGCTGTAAGGGCACACTGCCAACTCACATTCAGCTTGTTGTCTACTAGAATCTTAAGTCCTTTCCTGCAAAGCCCCCTTTTATCCAGAGTACTACTGCAGAGAATTGCTCATCCCAGCGGCACAGCTCTACATTTGCTTTTGCTGAACTTCATAATATTTCTGCCACTTGAATTCTATGAAGTCACTCTGAGAACAAGCTTTAATGCCCAGTATATCAGCAGGTCTCCCAGTTTGGTATCACCAGTGAATTTCCTGTGCATGCTCCAGGCCCTCGTCCAGGGGTACTATAAAAACACTACGCAGCAGTGGTCTCAGTATCAATCCCTGAAGAATGCCTGTAGCTGTTGGCTAGATGTTGTACCACTAAAACCAGTTCTTCAAGATCAGCCATTCAGCAAGATGTTTCTGCAATGCTACTGAATGATATTTGGGGGACTCATACGTATACTCCCACTTAGCAGAAAAGTAGCAAAATATAACACCCCATTTGATAAACATCTGTGCCTATAAAGATACAATACAGAGCCAAATCTGCATCATTAAGTAGGTTATATTAATCATCCGTATGTAAAAGATTTGATGGCCACTGATAAATGAATCTGTTGGCAAAAGCAGTTGTAGAGGCAAAGCAATACTGTAATCAGTATGAAAAAGTTCTTTTCAGGAACTAAGGCTGAAGTAAATCTATACCACCAAAAAGACAATTTTCTTATATGAGTTGGTTCTACTAAAAGCACCAGTACACTACAGGATTCTCCTTGTAACATTTGTGAATCGCAAACCAAACTTGGGAAAGAAAGTGGGTACTACTGCATTTCACACagacaacaaaaaacccctcacacaATCAATTTCACCAACTGTCAGTGCATTTCAACAGGCTATCCAGCCAAAATCTTGCcctaaacatatttttcattttctatctGCTTCTCCTCATGTTTAACACCTCTCTAGCTTTCCTCCAAAACAGATTCTACTCAAAACAGTCTTCCTGGGCACAGGTTCCACTGCCTGCCATCCTCAACTGTAAAAGAGCTGGGTGGAATAAGAAAATACACTGTCTCTTCAGACTAGTATTCTTAACTTATAGGGCATTTGTTCCAAAAAGTTTAATTCTTAATCAATTCACACCACTCATTCTGCCtatattaatgaaaaagaaacattttattgaAATCTTTGCTAATGATTAATACAGAGAACACTGCTTTTCCTACAatctccttttctttgtttctaaaCACCCTAGAGTCGTTGGAAAGTGTTGCCCAGACAGGACTATGTCCCACCCTTGCATGGGCCAGTCTCGTTGTTCTTTGTAAAGAACATGGTCTGTTCCAAAACTTTCACTGAATTTGTCTGAATGTCTGTTCTGAAAGCTGTGCTCCTGCAAcacaattttttattaattacacaattaaaaaattcaaataacaaTTCCAAAACTGCTTGTTTATAATGAAGTGTGTTACCTGGTACTCTAAAGACAAAATGATCAGCTACTACGCTGCAGCGCCTCTTCTTCATTATATGAAGTCTAGCTGTGAAATAGATATAGTCAACAGGAGTAGCTCCATGATAAAACACAACAAGTCCTGGTCCTTGAGGAATATTTTCGACACCATGAAGCTCATAACCTGTTAGGAGTTAAAAATGTAGCAGGTGTTaaatttttatacaattttatcCCAAAGAAACTAACTTTGCAGTAAGCTGGCAAACTAAAACCAACATGGATTGAGAAGTGATAAGAACAATGTGACCGATAATAAGTCAAGAAATAACTTGCAGTAGCTACAGGAAATACAAGTTGCTTCAGAGAAAATACAAGTTTCATTTAAGGCACCGCActtagagaaagagaaaaaaaaccaaaaacccagcactaaaacaaaacacccaGTCATACCATTTCAAACTGTATAATTTAtccttattttttctgttcactgTTTTCAAGGCTGCAAAGTCCTCTGAATCAATCattcaaaagaaatcaaaatacagACTGGAGTGGTGAAACAACTATTTCAAGGTATTATTAACCTTTCAAAGTTTATTGCCATAAGTGACTGTTTTAGAAGATTTGACATGGTATCACACATTTTCATGTCTCCTTTTACTCCAGGATATGAAGCTTATCTTTGCTTCTTCTCTCCAAGTTATACCTGTTCCAGCTTTCCATCACTATATACTAAAAGCTATTTGGGACTATATGGGTCTAgctgaaaaatacataaacacaCATAAGCTTCTTCCTGACCTCACATCTCTATTCAAGTCACAGGGcagaatatatttaattaacACAAAATGCATCAGTTTAGAACACACTCAGTTAACACCCAGTAGTACAGATACAGTATCttttttacaataaaataaaacaagcaaaaagaaaacaccccaaaaaaaaacacccctcAACCAAATTCTGTCACATCTTCCAAAGTTAATCAGGTCTGCAATTCCTATTCCATTAATTTAATTCTGAAGGTACTCTTGGCTCTTCTCTCTCTATTTTACTGTGGAGCTGTAACATATTGCAAATGTATCATCTGTCACATCCCAAGGGATCATTACTGTGCTCCATGCCAGCCAACTAACACACATGGAATTGGCATAATACATGTAAAATTACAGGTATCAACCAGCatatttggggctttttggttgtagggttgtttttttctcttctttttttattaatgctGTTAGATTTCAGGATGGAAAGTTCTTCTTATGATATCCTGATGAAtcaagtggggaaaaaaataactggaAAACATTTCATTCTTTAGCAAGACAAGTGTATAGATAAGAGGgaagcagctggcagggcagaaAAAAGTCACAGCTCTCAATGAGGGACCGGATAAGAATCTTCTTGCACAAATAAAATGTCAGACCTTATGAAAAGATAAAGTTACTAAGGATTAAAAGAGccaaggttttaaaaaataattttcttgtgaaaaaaaaagtaaatagcTTTTTATTGTGAAGTGAGCATTTTAAGCTCTTTGATGTAGCTGTTGATTTTGATGTAGTGTACTTTCTTAGATTTGAAAGTTACATCTTAGTCTTACAAAGCCTATCTGATACAGCTGCTGCACCATCTGGTTATCAATGCCTTGAAAACCCACTTCTCTTTGACTAGAGAACAAATAGAGATGATTTTCAAGAAGGATTTATTCTTTATGTAAATTGTTCTTAAGTATCTCTTTCTCCTTTAGCTGCATCTAGACTGAATGACTCTGAAAGAGACTTATGATTTCCTTAGAGAGAAAAGCCAAATCATTTATTAAGTCTGTCTTCATAAAGAAGTAATAGCAGAAGGACAAAGAACAAGGCCCTTAGTTTTGACATTCTAGTAGAGAAAGCAGTAGTCCAAAATacaaagataaagaaaaaagtaggGTTCTGTAACAGTGTCAGGCTCTGAAGCTAATTTCAAGAAGGAACTAAGTGCTCCTTTTAGCCATCATTTGGCATTTCATGTAAGACTGGTTAAGTGCAATTAAACTAAGCTAACATGTGCTGGCTGACATACTAGCTATCAGGGAACTGGCATTAAACTTCCAGTCTTCATATATTAACCCTGAAATGATACAGTTAATTGATCTAGTTTTTAACACAACACACATTTCAGGTCTTCTTCAAATGAGGAAATCCAGGAAttaataaaaagcataaaatgggaaaaaaaggcactttaAAAAATTGTGCATATATTCAACCAGAACGGAGATGTCACTTTATAGCTGCAAAGGAATAAATGCGTAAGACAAAAAACTTACATTCAAAAAAGtctcaatgtctttttttttttctgcctcaagCACCACTGACAGTCAttcataaaacagaaaaaaaaccctggccTGAACTGGCATGCACCAGCAGCAACAATCAAGCATATCTTGATAATCTTGAAAACTAAACAAGGAATAAGAGCTTCAGAAGCCTTAATGAAAGGTCAGATCTCACTTACCATGCCATATTCTTCCATGTCCATCCCATATGGTTGCCAACATTTCTCTTGCAGCTATCCAAACATCATGGGAATAAGCTTCCTTTATTTCATTCTTCCTTTTATAAATATGAAGCCAGAGAATGGAAACATAGAAGAGAATGACAATAACTCCTGGAAGTACAAAGACTAGTACAAGTGGAAACAGCACCcataaaatgtaaaatgcatAACTCAGATAATCTCCAATATCCTCCACACCAGTCCATTCTTCCAGAATGTAAGTCAGGCAAGTTAAGTAGGACATAGATGTCGGTCCTGCAGTACAGGATTCATTTTCACCTGTCATCtcctgtttaaaataaaattttaaaaaaatatatgaataaaTCTTTCAAAAAGATAGATCTGTCTATACTGTTTAATCATATAATAAACCTCTCTCATGCATTTTATTCATATACCATTTACcccacatcccagcagcacctATTAGAAACATAAGAGTTTACACAGCAAAACTTTTACTTGATATTTACAGTCCCTTTCTTTTTGGTACTGGAAATGCTGACAATTCTAATGGAGAAAGATGGTGCCACTGCTTAATTTCAGGCTAGGATTTTATCTCACTGAAAACTGCTCAACTTGCACAGACCCAGAACACTTATACTTTTACCAATACCAATTATTACTGGATTtttgaatttcagaaagctGTATTGATTAGTCTAATTTATtgttacaataaaataaaaccttctcTCAAGCACTAACTACAACAGGAAACAGCACAATCTCAAATCCAGTGCTTTAAAGAAAACCTTCTGAACACTTCCACTCTTTGTAAGCCTAGGACATCTCTGGAAGAAGACTCTCTCAAATAAGAAAGTCTCAGCCCTGGAGAGACCTTAACTTGTACAAGGAAATTTACTGATAGTGACAGGTCAAGACCCAGAGCACAACactgagaggcagcagaaaggaCAAGGGAAAAAAGTTCACAAAAAGTCCTCTTTAGAATTTTAACTGCTCTGGCTTTACTGTGGCTATTCATAAGAATCTCTCCAGTCCAGTACCAGCTCCTAAAAACTTACCAGCCCACAGAAGTCAAGCCAGCAATTTCAGGCTTACTGTAACTCTGGAgccacatttatttttcttagcttTGTACAATTTAGGGGACAACTTGCTATTTACTTCACCTTATAAACACAGACAGCCTGAATGCTTGGCTATTTTAACTACAATGCTTGAACAGCAAACCTAATACCTCTGGGTACAAAAATTATTCTAGGCTAGAAAAAACTGGTTGATTAATATTCCAGCTTCTGCTAGTCAggaccaagaagaaaaaatgttgcaACTGCAAAAGAGGCTTGTAGAGAGAAATGGAAGAACAGCATTTCTAAGAATGAAATTAATCTAAGCTTAaggctgctgtgttttgtttattaGAGTGTGACTTACAGCAGGTATGACTGCAAAGCTCCTATGCCTAGACAGACATTTATGTCTACCATTGttttgctctggttttgcaAGAAACAAGAGACTGAAATACAGAAGATAATATTGCTTTCAGAACACCAGTGACGACAAAAATTACAAAGCAGATCAATTTTACTCCACATTTGCTAAGGAACATTGAAACACATACTAGAGTAGAACTCATTTCACTTATTTTCCTACCTCAATTTTCCCTCGCATTCTGACAGAGCAAGGATGTCCctttccctttggttttggaAATCAGCCTCTACACACATTACTCAAGGTACCTAGCTCCTATTAATGAGAAGAAAGCTAATCCTTGCTCCCACAATCCACGGCTGTTCCAAACTAATTCAGGCTTACGACATTTTGCTCCTCGGCGTGTTCTTGAGGACAGTGTGATGGGCAGCTGATTTATCTCCAGCCAGTACATGCACACAGCAGTAGTGACATGTCCTTCACTGAATTCATGCACCCCTGTCTTTGGGGTGGGAATTAGGGGGAAAGGATGAGAGAGAAAGTGTGTGGGAGAGCAAGAGAAAGCTCTTTTTCATTCCAGTTGCCAGAGCTGAACTACAGAACCTGTCAGGCAGCAAACACCCACAGCAAGTAAAAGAAACACAACTTGTGCGACCAAGCAAGATTTCAGAGTAATATTCAACACCACAATATTAATCAGATTGTTATGTCTGGACTTCTCCAATGGTTCCACCTACTACCTAGAGAACAATATGGAGTATGGATTATGGCACTGAAGTATTGTTTCAAAACTGAGAGGTGATTATGTAGCTTAAAAGAAAACTTATAGCTATACTCTCTCACTTATTATATACTTTTGCTTATGGCTTtacccaaaccccaaatcctccatCAAGTAAATTTAAAATCCTGTTCACACATGTCAGTCTTGCAAAATATTACATGTCCTTTTGCCTGTAATGTTCAATGCAATACCTCAAACGCAATCACCACAGTTTTTAAAGTTTACTTGCATATCTGTGTGCTAACttgcaacagaaaataaaatctcacGTTTTCTGTGCTACCAGCCACAGAGGTAAGAGCTAAAGCACTGCCTTCCCTCAGGAACAGTCAAACCTACCATGAACAATGCTGCTTCCTCATCTTGAAGAGCATCACAAGATAAGTTATACTGAAATTTATACTGTCCAACCTCTTCCTAACCATCCAGTTAAATCAGATTGCCCAAGGACATATCCAATCCAGTAGTATTCTGGACTGGATCTCCATGGACGGAGATCCCACAGCTTCTTCAGGCCCCTAATCCAGTGCTTGAATACCTTCATTgtgcaaatgtttttctttgttctaGAGTTCCCCCTACCACACCTTGTATCTGTTGCCTCCTGTCCCTTTGCTGTGAAAATTCTACTTCCCACATCCATTAAGAGCAGCAGTAAGGTCATCACAATGTGGATGCTATGGCAGTGAAGAAGAGAAGGCAGATTATGAATcaaaaaagcccagaaattCCACATTGAAAAGAGGTTCAACATGGTTCTTATGTGCCACTAACAGATAACAACATTGGTCTGTTCCAGCTTGCTGTTGAGCAGttcaaaatgcacatttttaagTTCTAACTTGCTAATGCAGCAGCTTACCTTTTTCACTAGTTCACAAAGACATAACTTCTCGTTTGACTAATTACAGCGCACACCAACTTATGCCTACACTTCAAGCTTTATGATGTGGAAACAAGGCTAACACAC of Molothrus ater isolate BHLD 08-10-18 breed brown headed cowbird chromosome 1, BPBGC_Mater_1.1, whole genome shotgun sequence contains these proteins:
- the LOC118699815 gene encoding transmembrane protein 68-like isoform X2 — translated: MTGENESCTAGPTSMSYLTCLTYILEEWTGVEDIGDYLSYAFYILWVLFPLVLVFVLPGVIVILFYVSILWLHIYKRKNEIKEAYSHDVWIAAREMLATIWDGHGRIWHGYELHGVENIPQGPGLVVFYHGATPVDYIYFTARLHIMKKRRCSVVADHFVFRVPGFRILLDVFGVIHGPKEACVRTLEEGHLLAIAPGGLREALFSDETYNILWSDRKGFAQVAIDAKVPIIPMFTQNVREGFRTLGGITTLWRKDFTPS